GTGTCCAGCTCCTGTCCAGCAGATGTCCAGGAAGTGTCCACAAACAAGAATGTAAGAAATAAAGAAATATATACAACAACAGCAACAACAATAGGGGACGGGCCGACGTTTGCCGATCTCGCCAACACCTATTTTCGGGCGTTTGGCAGGCATATGTCAGCGATACAGCTTGACGAGATCAATCACCTGATCGACAAGGAGGGATTGCCAGTCGATCTCCTGATTTACGGGATCGAGAAAGCAGGACGAGCCGGACAGAATTTCGCCTATGCAACCGGCATTTTCCGATCATGGCTGAACAAGGGAATCCGGACGCTGGATGCGGCGCTGGATGAAGAGGCGAAGCGGCAGATACGCCGCGACGAGCTGGAGGTCAAGCGACGAGAGAAGAAATTGCGACAGATGTCACTTGTCGCCAAGAAACCCAGATACACCGTTGAGGAAATGGGCTGGTAAGGGGGAGGCGTATGCAAGCCATCGGACAGGTTCTGGCCAATGCGGGATTGCCAAGATTTCAAAAGACTTTGAGGGGCAAAGAGCAATGCGCCGGATGCGGCGAAACGGTTGAGATTGTCGAAATTTCGCTTGCTGGCGGGCCGTTCAAGGGGAAAACGGCTGTCCACCGGCTTGGGTGCCGGTGCGAGGAACTGGCGCTGGTCCGGCAGATCATGCAGGAGAACGAGGAAGCGAAAAAGCGGAAACTGCTCCGGATTTTTGACGAATCGTCCTTGATCAGCCCGAGCCTTCGGAATGCGGCGTTTGAAACCTACCAGCCAACCACGGAAGGGCTGAAAAAAGCCAAGGTTGAGGCGATGGCCTTCGTCAAATCGTTCTCGCTCGACCGGCCGGCCAATCTGATTTTTACCGGCCACTACGGAACAGGGAAATCCCATCTGGCGGTGTCGATTGTGCGGGCTCTGATGGAACGGGGGTACACAGGGATTTTCATCTCGGTCCCGGACATGCTGACGAAGCTGAAAGAGACGTACAACCGGAGTTCGGAGACGACCGAGGCGGACATTCTGGAAGCGCTGAAAACGGTGGATGTGCTGGTGCTGGACGACATCGGAGCGGAGTATTCGGGATCAGCCGAATCATGGGCCGTGACCAAGATTTTCGAGGTTGTGAACGCCCGTTCCGGCCGCCACACGATCTACACCACGAACCTGAACAGCGAACAGTTGCAGCTCAAAATTGGCGACCGGAATTTTTCACGGATGTGCGAACGGGCGCACGTGATCAAGAT
The sequence above is drawn from the Effusibacillus pohliae DSM 22757 genome and encodes:
- a CDS encoding DnaD domain-containing protein, with the protein product SSSKYSVVTIVNWAFYQSEEGENVQQDVQQNVQQVSSSCPADVQEVSTNKNVRNKEIYTTTATTIGDGPTFADLANTYFRAFGRHMSAIQLDEINHLIDKEGLPVDLLIYGIEKAGRAGQNFAYATGIFRSWLNKGIRTLDAALDEEAKRQIRRDELEVKRREKKLRQMSLVAKKPRYTVEEMGW
- a CDS encoding ATP-binding protein, with the protein product MQAIGQVLANAGLPRFQKTLRGKEQCAGCGETVEIVEISLAGGPFKGKTAVHRLGCRCEELALVRQIMQENEEAKKRKLLRIFDESSLISPSLRNAAFETYQPTTEGLKKAKVEAMAFVKSFSLDRPANLIFTGHYGTGKSHLAVSIVRALMERGYTGIFISVPDMLTKLKETYNRSSETTEADILEALKTVDVLVLDDIGAEYSGSAESWAVTKIFEVVNARSGRHTIYTTNLNSEQLQLKIGDRNFSRMCERAHVIKMHGPDYRRKTMW